The window ACTAATTTACTTTGTAGTTTACTCCTCCttccccacctgagccccttaagtctggagccaacattagcataaatcactggtGTGACCCTGGTGccagggtaaagcaccagtggaaacgcggcATTGGTGTATCATACAATGAAACACAATGCAAATATCATGGAGGCAGCCCCATCAGTACAGCATGCAATAACATCTTCATAGTGTATGCTGTGCTTTGTAAAGTAACCATCAACTGCACAAAAAATGCCTCCCCCCAGGTGGTTGTGGTCAGATTTACAGACATAAGTATATCTTGTTTTACATCAGTTTCATCAATGTACTGCACATATACAATCACCGTAGCCTCATCTGCCACTGTGGTAGTTTCATCCAGTTGGATAGAAAAGTCTCTTTTTCAGCTTTCATGCATTAGTTACACTCAACTCGGATCTTGTCCATTACTAAAAATGAAACCTAAATCAATATAATTTCCCGGGCaagttttcattttctttaagaCAGACGAAGAGTTGCATTCTCCCTGGCACTTAGCcatctatttatttttaatcaaattagttttcttttttagcaagttttttttaaatgcaggtAGGCTACACGTTAGTTAGGTAGCTAACAATGTTCAAATGCCTGTTATATTTACACCTACGTTGTCTGAAAAAACTAGCTAGTGAATTAGCAGTGAAGATTCATGTCCAATAAAGCTCCTGAATTTGTATACATTAATTATTGTTGACAATTAATCATGAATCCCTTTTAATTATAGGAATGTAGAAAATATtcccaaaaaatttttttacacTCCTCAAATCAAGAAGGCATGGTAACCCAGCAATGAACAATGGCGCCCCCCGGGTTGGGAAACACACCACAAGTTTTGACCATATATTACAGAGAATGTTAGGGTTTGGCCTTAATGGAAACATGGCATTGCTAACATACTGCACAAGCAACAATGATATAAACTATATATTGATAGCTCGGCTTGCTACGGTATATGCTTCCAGTTGTCAAGAAGACAGTATTTTTCAATTTACGACACCATAACTAGCAAGCCAAACATCCACCTTTTCCATGCTTAATCAACTAAATACGGTGAGGGTCTGAGATAACATACCTGAAGTACTGTATAGTCTTCGTTGTGTTAGCTAATATGTTAGCCACTCAAATATGTACAGCAGTTAGCTACAACACACTACAATTGGCTATCTAGCTGGTTAACGGTATTTACGGACATGGTCAAGCTAGCCACTACTAGATGAAATTGTGCGTCTTCGCCGTACAGCGCGTAGCCACAGTAACGTCGCAAGAATACATgggtatttaaaaatatagctagctaactatttATCTCTACGAATATCAAGCTAAAGCTAACGTCTTTTCGAGCTACTAAGGTTTGTGAAcgagttagctagctacagtacagtgaGTAGCTGACAATATAGGATATACTAAACTTTTTCGAATCCTTTATGCAATATGTTGTAAGAAACCAATAGTTCTCACGTTAAATGTACGAATTGTCCatggaaaacatacaaaaataaacataaaacaaatttctAGTTATGTTACCTCATAATGTAAAAATCAAATTCTTACAAGAGCCTTGATAGCAGAGGGAAATTGTGAAAGGCAGCACAAACAATGACGGCCTAGCTGGACCGTAGCTAATGAGGAAACCTTCAAAATTAAAGTGGTACAACGACTTTCTTATTGAGTGGTTCATTTTGACTTTCAGTGAAAGACTATAATAAGTGTAAGTAGAAATGTGGTTCCGAATGCCTaaaaaggggtggggggttgccTAATTGTAGGTTCTCTTAGCGGTCTTTAGGGTACTTAGATTTTGCTTGGGTTTACTAAATGCTCCtttattctgaaaatatgtacacttactgtaaataaaataaaattctcAGTAATTTCTATTTTAATCTCAAAAGTTTGTCAAGAACAATCCATGCCATAAAAATTTAATTTAACACATAGACAATATTTCATCCAAAAATATAGATACATTATTCGACATGTATTGAAGCACATCACAACATATTATAACTTCAATACTTAATGTATTACTAAATGTATCACACCAGATTACAAcaacatacagaaaacacattcacaataTAAACACGATAGTAATGCTACAAATCCTGTAGTCTCATCTTCCTTTCATCATTGCTTTTTGGCATTTATTCTATTTTTGACAGAGTGATCAGTGTCACGCCACTCAGAACAGCAACCAGGACAGCAACCAATAACAGAATGTTTTTAGTCCCCTAAAACAGAAGAGAGTCAAACATTAACAAAAGGTCATCATTCTTGAATTTTCTAaaagtttcttttttattattactaatATTTCGTTATTAGTTATTATCAGCAACTTTCTCCTAGTTACCCTTATTTCTTTGTAGTAGAATAAGCTCCAAATTAAAGAGACTAATGCAGGACCCTGTGAAAACATGAATTATGTTATTAtggaaaataaaggacagttAGATATATTAATTATTGTAGGCATTCTCTTCTTTTGTGATAATACTCACTGCTGCTCCTATAGGGTATGTTATTACTGTTCCAAGATAATAACAAGCAATGAAGAAGCCACACTGACTGAGAAAATGCATACCTCCTGAAATAAAAGCTACACACAGAGGAAAAATATTAGTAAGTGTTCTGTAGAGTTGTTAACATGTACCAATGGGCTATCAATGgagttaaaatataatttacctGGTAATACACACTTTAATGGAAGATTAAACCTGTTTTTCATCACCATACAATAACCAAAAAATACCATGGAGGTGGTGACGTTAATCCCTGTCATGTAAGGGAAAATGTAGTCcaaatctaaaaaataaaattaaaaagagACTTCCGTTTCTTTGGACAAAGTCACTCTAATAATAGCATCACCTAAATAACTTCAATGTATATGTAATACTGTGTAATGTGAGAGTGATGTAAATACATTGGtgtgaatgttttctttttatagcTATACAGTGTCTGTGAATCTTACCATACTGACTGGCTTCTGAAAATACCGTACCATTCCTCAAAGCATTATTCTTTATGTAGATGATTGGAGTGTAGGAGCATCCATATGCTAGTCCagcaaatgtagcaagcgagcAGCCACTTCAAGaaaagtaattcaattattgaCAGGAATTTACATGAaattgaccccaaccctgattcactgaataaaaacaaatacataaaatttacatttagaaattgtgcttacattatttttctattcatgGGACTGAGCTTCTCAGTCCATCTCCTACTTCTTGCAATATATGGCTGGCTGTTATCCTCTATCAAGTCCAACTATAAGATCAAAAACAAGAACTGGAGACATCATATCACTCCTATCCTATCCAAATGCTTGTTATAGTGTACCTGCATTAAAACCATCTCCAGCTCATATTCCTTGGAGCTTGGTAGTACCGTTTCAGAGCTGCTGTTTTTGTACTATAGCATGTTTTTAGTTCCATTCATATTAGTACAGACTTTGAAAACCAACCTGGTATGTAGAAAGGAACAATGGTGTTCTTTCTTCATCATGTGCCTGATCTGTTGTCTTTATGAAGAATGAAATCAGAGCACTGAATATATGGGGGATTGAAAAGATGAAATAAACACATTCAACACAGATGGTGGAGCTGGAAGATGGCTTAAaggtaataatatacatttataatttttaattgaatttcagGTGTTTTAAGATCAGTCTTATACAGAAATGCATTGGAATCTGAATGATAATATAACATGCACCTTATTGTAGCAAGTCCAGTTCCAATGTAATTCAGTGTGGGATTTGCTACATATTGCTGATCCAGTCCAAACCATCCAAATCTTAAGGGAGTTAAGCAACATACGATTTATCAAAATTGTTTTACAAAATTGTTCCTTTCAGAATCTCATAAAAGAATGTGTCAACTGTTATAGAATCATTCTGCAATAATAAgcgtaaaataaatgtttgataaactgacaaaatgtccataatatgGTTATATTCCTCAGCCCTtaattgtctgtgtttgtttttgtcagtcACCTTGCAGTGGCCCATGCTGTAAGAAGTGAGAATGTGGACCAGATGAGGAATCCCATACCAAGTCCGATAGTTCTTATGATCGGTATGGTGGTGAGATTTcctacaaaacagaaaaatcaAATATTCAGGTTAGAGGTAAGCCAATGCCAtataacaaacagaaacacatacacacacgcacacagcagGTCAGTCACCTGCGCTAAACAGGAATCCACCCAGCAAACTGAACATCCAGATAGTTGGACATCCCTGGATCCAATAAACTATCAGAGATCCTAGCTGGAGAGTATTGCTGAACACCAACTGAAAGAATAAACCTtggaaaacagagaaaaattACCACATCATGCATGCATGCTTAATTTGTttataaaaatactttattaCTAAAATTATTGAACTTGTGACATTGGAAGGTCATATTACCAAAGAAACTACATTGACTTTGGAAAACAAAATTAACTAATTTGCAGGATGTTACCATCTCCTGTCTCCGTACGTTTGATGGGGCAAAGAGAGGTGCCAAAACCGATGACAGACAAGCCCAGTGAGGTAAATCCCTTAAGGAGATGATGCCCAGCGTCCGACGAGTTGGTCCGGTGATGAGATGTGTTGCTGTTAGGCCTCTCGGACAGCCAGCCAGCTTCTAACGGGCCTGAGGCATTAGAAATGAGTGGAATGCATTTGACTGGAATACACAGTGAGGGTTTGCATTTGTGTTGCTTATGAATTGAAATGATGATTAAGTGCTTATAGACATTTCGATTGGAGGATCCATAAAGTATTATAGTGAACAAAGGAAACATGAACACAACATTGTTCTCCAGGGTGAAAAGGAAACACCCTACACACAGTAGAATTAAGGTACTTGGTGGTATTTGTAACATGGTTAATATAGTGAGGGTGCTCATACTAATTTCTATTACTATGTAATAGATTACAAACTGGTATGCtgatcaaaatgaaatgttatgtaatgtgACTCTTAGCAAAGTAGTTGCAGTAAATATCACAGCtgaattttgtaaaaaaaaaagtattatacaAGCTATTTTAAGTTATATGACTGCTTTTTAATGTAAGGTAACGGGTATATTATATGGTCAGTTATATGAAAGACATCCAAGTTATCTAGGCCAATAAAATCCTTCAACCATTGATTAACGTCTTATCTCAGTAAGTAAGATTAACAAGGAAACTTCTGTGCCTCATATTGATGTTTCATGTTTATGTTTTCGTTCTCATATGGATGATTTTCCTCTGACGTGACAAGGTGACCCTTAAAATAGGTCACATTTGTAAGGGGCTTATACTTACCTCATTAAGGGTTATGTAatcattataaataaataaatctattaTAAACTggatatgtatatgtgtataataTGTACTGCCTGGACCTTATATATACTATATGTAGTATTAAGTGATTTTTCAttggggatgaaaatcaatcaatcaagaaTATATGGTCTACGCCTCATACAATGAGTTATCTGAACTCTTGAAACATAGGGCACTGGCTAAGCCGAGCTGAGCTGTACTGGGCTTATGCATCCTTCGTTGTTGCCGGAACATTGCCGAACAGGCTATTGTGACAAGAACATATCAATACAGTTGACTATTATATCATGAAAAATTATCACAGATACGTGTCTGCTTTGTGATATTCACAGgtattattgttttaaatggtcCTCATTTGCATTGATCCAGTGATCGATGGAGGCTTAGGGATGaaagtgaaaagagagagatgatgtACTTACTGTGGTTGACGTTGGTGTCAAGGAGCACCTGTCCAGTGGAGCCACCCACCATCCAAAAGCTGCTTACCCAGAGCAGCGTGAGGGCACATGGATTCAGCTGCATGTCTGACTGGCCCCCTGGATTTAGTTTCTTTATGTCCACACTGGGAACTTGTATGGCTTTGGTAATGCTGTCAGCAGAAAAAGAGAACAAAACTTTGCACCCTACTTGCAACTCAACTGGTCAGATACAGCAGTCTCAGCCCTTGAAAGATGTTATGCAACATCTTTGACCTAACAGTATGACCTTTTCTTCAAAGTTATGTTTGCCATAAGACCATTAAATCAGAAATCTTAAGTAAACTGACTTGTTATCCGTGCTCACATGAGCAAAGTTAGATCTTGTCCAATATCTACACAATGCATTAATactttaacaataaaaaaaaacattccctgATTAACTTAACCAGTCTTTTCTCATTTGTCCTCTATTGTTTgacaggagaggggtgaggCCTATTACACCAGAGTGCACAATGAGACAAACTCCATGAATTTCTAATCCCTTCAATTTGGTAAAAAAACACAGTTTTGCTCAACACATATCTTTCTACCTTTTTTTAGGCTGCTTTTCTGTATTTATACTTGAGACATCATATTTGGACATGAAAAATTCACAAGtcgctgtttaaaaaaataaaggtttttccatctttattttTCAGAGAAGTGGTATTAAGATTGATTGAcctcatatacaggtgctggtcatataattagaatatcatcaaaaagttgatttatgtcagtaattccattaaaaattcAGTATATCCGAAAATTTTAATTTGCTCTTGGTCTTgcattacttaagaccaatacaaaaaaaatatttttagaaatgttggccaactgaaaagtatgaacatgaaaagtatgagcatgtacagcactcaatacttagttggggctcctttggcctgaattactgcagcaatgcggcgtggcatggagtcgatcagtctgtggcactgctcaggtgttgtgaaagcccaggttgctctgatagtggccttcagctcttctgcattgttgggtctggagtatcgcatcttcctcttcacaataccccatagattttctataggtttaaggtcaggcgagtttgctggccaattaagaacagagataccatggtccttaaaccaggtactggtagctttggcacagtGTGCAGGtgtcaagtcctgttggaaaatgaaatctccataaagtaggtcagcagcaggaagcatgaagtgctctaaaacttcctgttagacggctgcgttgaccttggacctcagaaaacacagtggaccaacaccagcagatgacatggcaccccaaaccatcactgactgtggaaactttacactggacttcaagcaacatggattctgtgcctctcctctcttcctccagactctgggaccttgatttccaaaggaaaggcaaaatgtactttcatcagagaacataactttggaccaatcagcagcagtccagtcctttttgtcttcagcccaggcgagacgcttctgatgctgtgtcttgttcaagagtggcttgacacaaggaatgcgaaagctgaaacccatgtcttgcatacgtgcgtggtggttcttgaagcactgactccagctgctgtccactctttgtgaatctcccccacatttttgaatgggttttgtttcacaatcctctccagggtgcggttatccctattgcttgtaaaaAAATTCTaccactttttttctaccacatcttttccttccctttgcctctctattaatgcgcttggacacagagctctgtgaacagccagcctctttagcaatgaccttttgtgtcttgccctccttgtgcaaggtgtcaatggtcatcttttggtcagcagtcttccccatgattgtttagcctacagaactagactgagagaccatttaaaggactttgcaggtgttttgagttaattagctgattagagtgtggcaccagttttcttcaatattgaaccttttcacaatattcttattttctgagatactgaatttttttttttattagttgtcagttataatcatcaaaattaaaagaaataaacacttgaaatatatcaatctgtgtggaatgaatgtatacattatacaagtttcactttttgaatggaattactgaaataaaatctactttttgatgatattctaattatatgaccagcacctgtatgtgtttgtacttTGTACATGAAGTTACTAAATGCTTGCAATGCCAGAATTGTCTGTTCAATTGCACCTATAACCAAATTTCAAAATGATCAGAATGTCACTCTGCTGATTTAGCTCAGTCAAAAACTCAGGACTTCAGGACtccctcacaaacacattttagcaAAGGGACAACAATCAGGATATATCATTTTTTGGTTGGCAGAGACAAGTACTCTCCTGAAGCATTATACAGATAGTGCCATTAGAAAGGGCATTATTCATCTGGAAGGGGAGAAACTTTAGATTGTAGAGGGAATTTCTTGATTTGACAGGCACATATCAACCAGGCACATATCAGCTTTGTTGGCCCATAACAAAACAGTAAAGAAGGAGAAGCAATTTTATTATGTGTTAGTTAATGCACATTATTTGAGTACGTACTGACAATTCCAGAATTGTATATTATGACAGCAAAAATTGCCACCACACCAGCCCATAAACACCATTAGATATGAGCAGTGTTCTGATTTTGACTGGTTAAGATGatattttgaaactattttGGGCAGTAATACTGTTACAGGGTATACTGAATTATTATTGAGCAATGTTCTAAGATGTGTTCTTTTCCTGAGTATCACTCCACTTGTCTTATCAATAAAACGTATGCTAACTATCAAACAATGGTTTGTGTTAATAATGCCTTTATTTATGTGAGTATTCACAATTTCACTAAACATTGTGAAAAATTATGAATTCTGATTCTTGCATATTaagtaatggacaaatgcgatcagtgaaaaacacctttatgaAGGTTACGTTGAGCttgtttggctaattactgtctaTGTGCGcagccatttttgttttcattccactgAATTCTATGACCAAATGTCTCTGCGATCAAAGATGGTTGAACAAGACAATTCACCAATCTGACCGAAAGTTCAAATCTTGATTACTTTGATTATTTTGTCACCTGTATCTGACTTTGTTCGATGAACAAACTTCAGCAGACAAGTTGCAAATCGTGAAATACCCCAAGtgcgacagaccagacatcatgtaatgttaagttgatcagtcttttttctttaccggaagCCCAAGTAAGGTAGGTAAAATGTTGTAGTCTATAATCtgtcatttgcaacatcaaTAAAAACGGAATATCAtgcaattgaaaaacattttttgttaatTGTTTGACGATAATTTGGAACGGCTTGTATTTTTTAACTAAGTCTGTAATTTCAGAAATGGTAATTAATGACACActagttaacattttatgtcgctaataattacattacattgaCGACTTGATACAGTTATTATTTGGTATACAAGAAGATATTTTTCGAAACGGCTGCTGACCAGAGGCCTTTTGTGCTGGCCTAGTGATAGGatcaa is drawn from Esox lucius isolate fEsoLuc1 chromosome 14, fEsoLuc1.pri, whole genome shotgun sequence and contains these coding sequences:
- the LOC109615389 gene encoding transmembrane protein 144-like translates to MTEEDHLWNRRLLSCMLGTFLYRDMEREAPFTVERVERVLAEACRQRAITSTKELLARYPFRLRRDIFPSSGKAQKRASITKAIQVPSVDIKKLNPGGQSDMQLNPCALTLLWVSSFWMVGGSTGQVLLDTNVNHSPLEAGWLSERPNSNTSHHRTNSSDAGHHLLKGFTSLGLSVIGFGTSLCPIKRTETGDGLFFQLVFSNTLQLGSLIVYWIQGCPTIWMFSLLGGFLFSAGNLTTIPIIRTIGLGMGFLIWSTFSLLTAWATARFGWFGLDQQYVANPTLNYIGTGLATISALISFFIKTTDQAHDEERTPLFLSTYQLDLIEDNSQPYIARSRRWTEKLSPMNRKIIGCSLATFAGLAYGCSYTPIIYIKNNALRNGTVFSEASQYDLDYIFPYMTGINVTTSMVFFGYCMVMKNRFNLPLKCVLPAFISGGMHFLSQCGFFIACYYLGTVITYPIGAAGPALVSLIWSLFYYKEIRGTKNILLLVAVLVAVLSGVTLITLSKIE